The region TACATCCCACAACCGTGTGGGATTTCTAGTGCCTCCTCATTCTGCCCGTTGAAATTCGTACtgtaagtcccataatgcaccagaatgGGCCGGTCAGAAATCCAAGCCTGTCCCAGCCTGCAACTCACTGAGCTGACATCACTGCCGCTGTACTGATGTTGGGTACAGGCAGAAAACCCAGGACCAACCCAACCGCGGCAAAGGTCAACAACCGTTGCGCGCTgcgcccttccctccccctctttaAACGTAGCATTAGTTACGTCAACATGAAGCCCCAGAACTACAGCTCCCAGGATGCTCTGTGGCCAAGCTTCAAGTAACGACCCCGCCCCTCCCCTAATTCTCCGTAGTCTGTAGTGTACCTCCCTGATGTCCgaccccacctcccccagccctcctcttcctcttcacgcGCCACTCTCGGGCTTCGTGAGAATTCGTTTCGCCGTTGCGCCACGTGCGCCTGGCCCTCGCGGGCGTCTCGTGTCGTGGACTAGTCTAGTCAGAGAGTGCTGCTTCCTGGCGCGCGCGCTCGGCTCGAGACGAGCGAGAAGCGTGTGTGTCGGCGGGAGCAGCTCTGGTGCGCGCGGTGTCTGAGGGGGCGGAGCGTCGAGGCTCAGTCAGGGCAGGGGGGCGGGCAGCCATGGCGGACGGCGGCGAGGCGGACCCGCTGCTGCTCTCTTCGCGGGCGTCGCCGGCCTTGGAGGACGTGGGACCCGGGGCGGCGGTCGCCGCGATGCTGCTGAACGTCGGCCTTCTGGTCCTGCTGTGCCTCGTGGCTTACAAGCTGTACGTTCGCTGGTGGGAGAGGCCGAGCGCGCGCGGAGCGGCCCGCGACGCCCAGGCAGCCTCCTTGCCCAAGATGAAGCGGCGCGACTTCACCTTGGAGCAGTTGCGGGAGTACGACGGGGCCGCCGCCAACAACTCCCGCATCCTGATGGCAGTCAACGGCAAGGTCTTCGACGTGACCAAAGGCAGCAAGTTCTACGGGCCCGGTGAGGCGACGGGAGGGGCGGGATTTCCCTTTGGAGGGTGCCGTTGCATGGTAATATGGGCGGATGAGGGGTGAGatgcactggggacaaagagggcAGCCGGCACTAATGGCTTGAGACACGATATTGATAGTGGAGGTAGAGGGAAGAGTTAGGGCGCTCTTGGAGTGAGATGGGACACTTGATCTGATGATGATGATCGGAGGGGGGTGAATGGGGAGCGAGAGTGCCCCGTGAGACCCCTAATCTGGTGATGGGGGGGGAGCGAGGGTGCCCCTGAGGTGGGACACTTAATATGATGAGTGGTGGTTGTGGGGGGGAGAGAACGGGGAGGAAGGGTGCCCCTTAGGTGGGACACTTAATctgatgattgggggggggatAGAACGGGAAGCAAGGGTGCCCCTGAGGTGGGACACTTAATATgatgattggtggtggtggtggggggggagagaacggGGAGGAAGGGTGCCGCTGAGGTGGGACACTTAAtctgatgatgggggggggggagaacggaGAGCAAGGGTGCCGCTGAGGTGGGACACTTAAtctgatgatggggggggggggggagaacgggGAGCAAGGGTGCCCCTGAGGTGGGACACTTAATATAATGATGATAGGGGGGGGCAGAGTGGGGAGCGAGGGTGCTTCTCAGCTGGGACGCTTAATATAATgatgatgggggggagggagaaggggggagcaAGGGTGCCCCTGAGGTGAGACACTTAAtctggtgatgggggggggggagaatggggagTGAGTGTGCCCC is a window of Microcaecilia unicolor chromosome 2, aMicUni1.1, whole genome shotgun sequence DNA encoding:
- the PGRMC2 gene encoding membrane-associated progesterone receptor component 2; protein product: MADGGEADPLLLSSRASPALEDVGPGAAVAAMLLNVGLLVLLCLVAYKLYVRWWERPSARGAARDAQAASLPKMKRRDFTLEQLREYDGAAANNSRILMAVNGKVFDVTKGSKFYGPEGPYGIFAGRDASRGLATFCLDKDALRDEYDDLSDLNAVQMESVREWEMQIKEKYDYVGRLLKPGEEPSEYTDEEDTKDHTKQD